The Salvelinus namaycush isolate Seneca chromosome 8, SaNama_1.0, whole genome shotgun sequence genome has a segment encoding these proteins:
- the LOC120052478 gene encoding protein ENL-like isoform X3: MENQCTVQVKLELGHRAQLRKKVTSEGFTHDWMVFVRGPETGDIQHFVEKVVFRLHESFPKPKRVCKEPPYKVEESGYAGFLMPIEVYFKNKEEPKKVCFNYDLFLNLEGNPPVNHLRCEKLTFNNPTREFRRKLVKAGGVMVVPEGAEAVSRPSPDYPMLPTIPLSAFSDPKKTKTSHGSKEPSKEGSGGSNKGPKPHKLTKEHRERPRKDSESKAGSKGDSDRDGGGGGSSKSAREPSSSSSKKPAEIKVKDEGKVLPKAAFKEPKLTLKEAKMEGMSPKGGGGGGGGGGGGLPLESKGPGKRPSTVESPKPSAKKQKKSSSEGSKGTAAGPFTGASPRVSSSSTAAPGYPEKKPPKKKGRWPKGSKADTQEVKEPKKLPESDDSNSEDEASSKSEQSAPSSPSNSSSSSDSSSESDFEPGQKQGQGPLRSMVEDLQSEESDDDSSSEEGTPVKTNPPNRDSRLSLDSESDSSDGSHRPSRDPVPPPQKHSSSNNKVLARKSPDICSRPEKVLKKGYEKAYTEELVDLHRRLMALRERNVLQQIVNLIEETGHFNVTNTTFDFDLFSLDETTVRKLQSYLEDTAT; the protein is encoded by the exons ATGGAGAATCAG TGCACAGTGCAGGTGAAGCTGGAGCTAGGACATCGAGCCCAGCTGAGGAAGAAGGTGACCTCAGAGGGCTTCACCCATGACTGGATGGTGTTTGTGCGAGGGCCTGAGACAGGGGACATACAACACTTTGTGGAGAAGGTCGTCTTCAGGCTGCACGAGAGCTTCCCCAAACCCAAGAGAG TATGCAAGGAGCCACCATACAAAGTGGAGGAGTCGGGCTATGCTGGGTTCCTCATGCCCATCGAGGTCTACTTCAAGAACAAG GAGGAGCCCAAGAAGGTGTGCTTCAACTATGACCTCTTCCTGAACCTGGAGGGGAACCCTCCTGTCAATCACCTGCGCTGTGAGAAGCTAACCTTTAACAACCCCACCCGGGAGTTCAGACGCAAGCTGGTCAAGGCTGGAGGG GTCATGGTGGTGCCAGAAGGGGCAGAGGCGGTGTCGAGGCCCAGTCCAGACTACCCCATGCTCCCCACCATCCCACTGTCTGCCTTCTCAGACCCCAAGAAGACCAAAACCTCCCATGGATCAAAG GAGCCCAGTAAAGAGGGCAGTGGAGGCAGCAATAAAGGGCCCAAGCCCCACAAGCTGACCAAGGAGCACCGTGAACGCCCCCGCAAAGACTCTGAGAGCAAGGCGGGGTCCAAGGGCGACAGCGACCGCGACGGGGGAGGAGGGGGCAGCAGCAAGAGCGCCCGCGAGCCCTCCTCTTCCTCGTCCAAGAAGCCAGCAGAGATCAAAGTCAAAGATGAGGGCAAGGTCCTTCCCAAGGCCGCCTTCAAAGAGCCCAAACTTACCCTGAAGGAGGCCAAGATGGAGGGCATGTCCCCcaaaggaggggggggagggggcggtgggggaggaggagggctcCCGCTGGAGTCCAAAGGCCCCGGGAAGCGGCCCTCCACTGTGGAGTCTCCTAAACCCAGTGCCAAGAAGCAGAAGAAGAGCAGCTCAGAGGGATCTAAAGGGACAGCTGCAGGGCCCTTCACCGGAGCCTCTCCCCGGGTCTCCTCATCGTCTACAGCCGCCCCTGGCTACCCAGAGAAGAAACCCCCCAAGAAGAAGGGTCGTTGGCCCAAGGGCAGCAAGGCCGACACGCAGGAGGTCAAGGAGCCCAAGAAGCTGCCTGAGTCTGACGACTCCAACTCTGAGGATGAAGCCTCATCCAAATCAGAGCAGTCAGCCCCTTCCAGTCCCTCTAACTCAAGCTCCAGCTCTGATTCCAGCTCAGAATCTGACTTTGAGCCTGGACAGAAACAAGGCCAAG GCCCGCTGCGCTCTATGGTGGAGGACCTACAGTCAGAGGAGTCAGATGACGACAGCAGCTCTGAGGAAGGGACGCCTGTCAAGACCAACCCGCCCAACCGGGACTCACG ACTGAGCCTGGACAGTGAGAGTGACAGCAGTGACGGCTCGCACCGCCCCAGTCGagacccggtgccacctccacagAAACACAGCTCCTCCAATAACAAG GTCTTGGCCAGGAAGAGCCCAGACATCTGTAGCCGCCCAGAGAAGGTGCTGAAGAAAGGATACGAGAAG GCCTACACAGAGGAGCTGGTGGATCTCCACCGCAGACTGATGGCTCTGAGGGAGCGCAACGTCCTACAGCAG aTAGTGAATCTTATCGAGGAGACGGGCCACTTCAACGTGACCAACACCACCTTTGACTTTGACCTGTTCTCTCTGGACGAGACGACCGTCCGCAAACTACAGAGTTACCTGGAGGACACAGCCACGTGA
- the LOC120052478 gene encoding protein ENL-like isoform X2 — MENQCTVQVKLELGHRAQLRKKVTSEGFTHDWMVFVRGPETGDIQHFVEKVVFRLHESFPKPKRVCKEPPYKVEESGYAGFLMPIEVYFKNKEEPKKVCFNYDLFLNLEGNPPVNHLRCEKLTFNNPTREFRRKLVKAGGVMVVPEGAEAVSRPSPDYPMLPTIPLSAFSDPKKTKTSHGSKEPSKEGSGGSNKGPKPHKLTKEHRERPRKDSESKAGSKGDSDRDGGGGGSSKSAREPSSSSSKKPAEIKVKDEGKVLPKAAFKEPKLTLKEAKMEGMSPKGGGGGGGGGGGGLPLESKGPGKRPSTVESPKPSAKKQKKSSSEGSKGTAAGPFTGASPRVSSSSTAAPGYPEKKPPKKKGRWPKGSKADTQEVKEPKKLPESDDSNSEDEASSKSEQSAPSSPSNSSSSSDSSSESDFEPGQKQGQGPLRSMVEDLQSEESDDDSSSEEGTPVKTNPPNRDSRLSLDSESDSSDGSHRPSRDPVPPPQKHSSSNNKVLARKSPDICSRPEKVLKKGYEKVGRAYTEELVDLHRRLMALRERNVLQQIVNLIEETGHFNVTNTTFDFDLFSLDETTVRKLQSYLEDTAT, encoded by the exons ATGGAGAATCAG TGCACAGTGCAGGTGAAGCTGGAGCTAGGACATCGAGCCCAGCTGAGGAAGAAGGTGACCTCAGAGGGCTTCACCCATGACTGGATGGTGTTTGTGCGAGGGCCTGAGACAGGGGACATACAACACTTTGTGGAGAAGGTCGTCTTCAGGCTGCACGAGAGCTTCCCCAAACCCAAGAGAG TATGCAAGGAGCCACCATACAAAGTGGAGGAGTCGGGCTATGCTGGGTTCCTCATGCCCATCGAGGTCTACTTCAAGAACAAG GAGGAGCCCAAGAAGGTGTGCTTCAACTATGACCTCTTCCTGAACCTGGAGGGGAACCCTCCTGTCAATCACCTGCGCTGTGAGAAGCTAACCTTTAACAACCCCACCCGGGAGTTCAGACGCAAGCTGGTCAAGGCTGGAGGG GTCATGGTGGTGCCAGAAGGGGCAGAGGCGGTGTCGAGGCCCAGTCCAGACTACCCCATGCTCCCCACCATCCCACTGTCTGCCTTCTCAGACCCCAAGAAGACCAAAACCTCCCATGGATCAAAG GAGCCCAGTAAAGAGGGCAGTGGAGGCAGCAATAAAGGGCCCAAGCCCCACAAGCTGACCAAGGAGCACCGTGAACGCCCCCGCAAAGACTCTGAGAGCAAGGCGGGGTCCAAGGGCGACAGCGACCGCGACGGGGGAGGAGGGGGCAGCAGCAAGAGCGCCCGCGAGCCCTCCTCTTCCTCGTCCAAGAAGCCAGCAGAGATCAAAGTCAAAGATGAGGGCAAGGTCCTTCCCAAGGCCGCCTTCAAAGAGCCCAAACTTACCCTGAAGGAGGCCAAGATGGAGGGCATGTCCCCcaaaggaggggggggagggggcggtgggggaggaggagggctcCCGCTGGAGTCCAAAGGCCCCGGGAAGCGGCCCTCCACTGTGGAGTCTCCTAAACCCAGTGCCAAGAAGCAGAAGAAGAGCAGCTCAGAGGGATCTAAAGGGACAGCTGCAGGGCCCTTCACCGGAGCCTCTCCCCGGGTCTCCTCATCGTCTACAGCCGCCCCTGGCTACCCAGAGAAGAAACCCCCCAAGAAGAAGGGTCGTTGGCCCAAGGGCAGCAAGGCCGACACGCAGGAGGTCAAGGAGCCCAAGAAGCTGCCTGAGTCTGACGACTCCAACTCTGAGGATGAAGCCTCATCCAAATCAGAGCAGTCAGCCCCTTCCAGTCCCTCTAACTCAAGCTCCAGCTCTGATTCCAGCTCAGAATCTGACTTTGAGCCTGGACAGAAACAAGGCCAAG GCCCGCTGCGCTCTATGGTGGAGGACCTACAGTCAGAGGAGTCAGATGACGACAGCAGCTCTGAGGAAGGGACGCCTGTCAAGACCAACCCGCCCAACCGGGACTCACG ACTGAGCCTGGACAGTGAGAGTGACAGCAGTGACGGCTCGCACCGCCCCAGTCGagacccggtgccacctccacagAAACACAGCTCCTCCAATAACAAG GTCTTGGCCAGGAAGAGCCCAGACATCTGTAGCCGCCCAGAGAAGGTGCTGAAGAAAGGATACGAGAAGGTAGGAAGG GCCTACACAGAGGAGCTGGTGGATCTCCACCGCAGACTGATGGCTCTGAGGGAGCGCAACGTCCTACAGCAG aTAGTGAATCTTATCGAGGAGACGGGCCACTTCAACGTGACCAACACCACCTTTGACTTTGACCTGTTCTCTCTGGACGAGACGACCGTCCGCAAACTACAGAGTTACCTGGAGGACACAGCCACGTGA
- the LOC120052478 gene encoding protein ENL-like isoform X1 — protein sequence MENQCTVQVKLELGHRAQLRKKVTSEGFTHDWMVFVRGPETGDIQHFVEKVVFRLHESFPKPKRVCKEPPYKVEESGYAGFLMPIEVYFKNKEEPKKVCFNYDLFLNLEGNPPVNHLRCEKLTFNNPTREFRRKLVKAGGVMVVPEGAEAVSRPSPDYPMLPTIPLSAFSDPKKTKTSHGSKEPSKEGSGGSNKGPKPHKLTKEHRERPRKDSESKAGSKGDSDRDGGGGGSSKSAREPSSSSSKKPAEIKVKDEGKVLPKAAFKEPKLTLKEAKMEGMSPKGGGGGGGGGGGGLPLESKGPGKRPSTVESPKPSAKKQKKSSSEGSKGTAAGPFTGASPRVSSSSTAAPGYPEKKPPKKKGRWPKGSKADTQEVKEPKKLPESDDSNSEDEASSKSEQSAPSSPSNSSSSSDSSSESDFEPGQKQGQGPLRSMVEDLQSEESDDDSSSEEGTPVKTNPPNRDSRLSLDSESDSSDGSHRPSRDPVPPPQKHSSSNNKVKHSSSNNKVKHSSSNNKVKHSSSNNKVKHSSSNNKVKHSSSNNKVKHSSSNNKVKHSSSNNKVKHSSSNNKVKHSSSNNKVLARKSPDICSRPEKVLKKGYEKAYTEELVDLHRRLMALRERNVLQQIVNLIEETGHFNVTNTTFDFDLFSLDETTVRKLQSYLEDTAT from the exons ATGGAGAATCAG TGCACAGTGCAGGTGAAGCTGGAGCTAGGACATCGAGCCCAGCTGAGGAAGAAGGTGACCTCAGAGGGCTTCACCCATGACTGGATGGTGTTTGTGCGAGGGCCTGAGACAGGGGACATACAACACTTTGTGGAGAAGGTCGTCTTCAGGCTGCACGAGAGCTTCCCCAAACCCAAGAGAG TATGCAAGGAGCCACCATACAAAGTGGAGGAGTCGGGCTATGCTGGGTTCCTCATGCCCATCGAGGTCTACTTCAAGAACAAG GAGGAGCCCAAGAAGGTGTGCTTCAACTATGACCTCTTCCTGAACCTGGAGGGGAACCCTCCTGTCAATCACCTGCGCTGTGAGAAGCTAACCTTTAACAACCCCACCCGGGAGTTCAGACGCAAGCTGGTCAAGGCTGGAGGG GTCATGGTGGTGCCAGAAGGGGCAGAGGCGGTGTCGAGGCCCAGTCCAGACTACCCCATGCTCCCCACCATCCCACTGTCTGCCTTCTCAGACCCCAAGAAGACCAAAACCTCCCATGGATCAAAG GAGCCCAGTAAAGAGGGCAGTGGAGGCAGCAATAAAGGGCCCAAGCCCCACAAGCTGACCAAGGAGCACCGTGAACGCCCCCGCAAAGACTCTGAGAGCAAGGCGGGGTCCAAGGGCGACAGCGACCGCGACGGGGGAGGAGGGGGCAGCAGCAAGAGCGCCCGCGAGCCCTCCTCTTCCTCGTCCAAGAAGCCAGCAGAGATCAAAGTCAAAGATGAGGGCAAGGTCCTTCCCAAGGCCGCCTTCAAAGAGCCCAAACTTACCCTGAAGGAGGCCAAGATGGAGGGCATGTCCCCcaaaggaggggggggagggggcggtgggggaggaggagggctcCCGCTGGAGTCCAAAGGCCCCGGGAAGCGGCCCTCCACTGTGGAGTCTCCTAAACCCAGTGCCAAGAAGCAGAAGAAGAGCAGCTCAGAGGGATCTAAAGGGACAGCTGCAGGGCCCTTCACCGGAGCCTCTCCCCGGGTCTCCTCATCGTCTACAGCCGCCCCTGGCTACCCAGAGAAGAAACCCCCCAAGAAGAAGGGTCGTTGGCCCAAGGGCAGCAAGGCCGACACGCAGGAGGTCAAGGAGCCCAAGAAGCTGCCTGAGTCTGACGACTCCAACTCTGAGGATGAAGCCTCATCCAAATCAGAGCAGTCAGCCCCTTCCAGTCCCTCTAACTCAAGCTCCAGCTCTGATTCCAGCTCAGAATCTGACTTTGAGCCTGGACAGAAACAAGGCCAAG GCCCGCTGCGCTCTATGGTGGAGGACCTACAGTCAGAGGAGTCAGATGACGACAGCAGCTCTGAGGAAGGGACGCCTGTCAAGACCAACCCGCCCAACCGGGACTCACG ACTGAGCCTGGACAGTGAGAGTGACAGCAGTGACGGCTCGCACCGCCCCAGTCGagacccggtgccacctccacagAAACACAGCTCCTCCAATAACAAGGTAAAACACAGCTCCTCCAATAACAAGGTAAAACACAGCTCCTCCAATAACAAGGTAAAACACAGCTCCTCCAATAACAAGGTAAAACACAGCTCCTCCAATAACAAGGTAAAACACAGCTCCTCCAATAACAAGGTAAAACACAGCTCCTCCAATAACAAGGTAAAACACAGCTCCTCCAATAACAAGGTAAAACACAGCTCCTCCAATAACAAGGTAAAACACAGCTCCTCCAATAACAAG GTCTTGGCCAGGAAGAGCCCAGACATCTGTAGCCGCCCAGAGAAGGTGCTGAAGAAAGGATACGAGAAG GCCTACACAGAGGAGCTGGTGGATCTCCACCGCAGACTGATGGCTCTGAGGGAGCGCAACGTCCTACAGCAG aTAGTGAATCTTATCGAGGAGACGGGCCACTTCAACGTGACCAACACCACCTTTGACTTTGACCTGTTCTCTCTGGACGAGACGACCGTCCGCAAACTACAGAGTTACCTGGAGGACACAGCCACGTGA